The segment aaatgaaaatatttaaattcatgttTAAACTGTGAACATAAAGATGAAAGAGgttttttgaggaaaataaactTATCACACAATTTAACTGCTGAGATACATTTTTGAAGTGTAGGTGCtaatttatctcattttaaataacttcACGAAACATCGACCATAAATAATTGTCTTCAGAGAAGTTCATGCAAAGATTGACAATGATTGGTGAATATAGATAACTTcacattataaattattaagaatCAGTTAAACATTGGagaaaatttcactaaaaaagtTGCTCTGACGCATACACGCCAAAGATCCACCATTTTTTGGGGGAAGTTTATGATATTTTACGCCGTATACTTATGGACTCGCTTGAAACTACCGCTCACCACATAACACATAATTATATCTTTTGGAGTATGATGTTCAAGCTCTTTCAAGATATTGAACTATGGAAGtcatctttttaatttataatgatGTACGATTTGCCTAACATCTCACCCCCACAATGTACTCCCCTTAACATAACAACAAACTGTTCATTCTCAAGTGCGAGTCTCCAAATGTACCGCAATTCGCATGCAAGTGAAGGCTTAACGCTAAATTCAATACAAACCTTTCCAAAGTATCCAGGATGGTACTTGTCGTAGTTGATTCTGTGGTGATGCATGCCACCAGCATTACCACGACCACCAGGATGCTTCCTGTGCTTGCCGATACGGCCGTGACCGTGGCTGACATGGCCACGCAACTTTCTAGTCTTCTTCTTTTGTGTGGACTGGAAAGGTTTAATTTGCGAATTAAAACGTGCGTTTCATTGcctgcttaattaattaaatatccacTAACATTAACATCTCTTATGTATGGTATTCAACCCAACATAACAAAGCCGGAGGTCTTATGTTTACATACAACTCAGTTATTAACTAGAACTattaaaggaatatttttttaaataaaatttaaatttgtttttctatatttgaataataaatctcATAATTTTATGTCAACTGGTCACATTCAATCAAGAACTTTGTTGTACAGTTTATTTAATGTGGCATGTTGACTAAAGTGCTGGACATGTGTGAACGTGTCGGCGCATGccgatttttaaagaaatgtaCACTAATGATGTAGGTGGAAGAGAATTATTTATAACATTGCAAAGTTCAATCACTTAGATCGAAAATCTGTATAATTAATGTGCGTTAACAACAATTTCTACGTCGATGTTAGcgaatataaaatatagtcTATAAATGCTTACCATGGTGTTCCTCTACGATTAGAATGAAGAACACTGAGTTCAGAGATACGCCACTGGCACGCCTGGCACTAGCAGCACTGGTTTCCAAAGAGGCTCGGAAGTTAAATAGTAGCTCCGCCTTTGAAAATAAGCTGGCCAATCGTGGAAGCTACGTGAATATTTACTAAACTCAAAGTAAATCGGcgcctttttataaaaatgtgacagttctctctgctctgctgcCTGTCTTACAATCAGTTACCTGTGTGATACTTCCAAACTTCTAAATCAACGGCATAATATCGGACTCTCCGCAACCCATAATATCATTGAGGTTTGCCTACATCAGCCTGCATGAAGTgtagtgtgtatgtgttttaTGTAGTTACATTATTCGAATAATTTAGCGTGAAATAATTCGAATTCCTCTCTATGTTATGCAGATCTGCCTGGAGCTGTTAAGAAACCACTAATACTGTCATCTGTGTTATAAGTGTATCATACATATCATGGCCTAaacatgatttaaattttcaattcaacggTCAGTCCACCAATTAACGGAAAACCATGGCCCAACTGAATCGCATTTCATCCCAAGAAGATTATTTTGAGGTAACAATGCATGTAAATTGTCgaatggaatttatttatataaatttttaattaaatttgtgtgaaAAATGTTGTCAGCGGAAAaacagatttatatttttcgtgtaaatttaaaaaaatgaatttaataccactttttatacattttcatGATATAGATatacttatttttatctttatgtatttgtttttctcaGATAAGTCCTGTTCACAAAATACGATCTGGACCAGCAAAGTTAATCAATGATGAGAAAGAAGAGAAGGCAGAGCTAGTTTTAAAGCCATTTGCTGCAAAACCAAGACTTGTGTTCAAGGGCGTTAAAGTTGGCAACACATGCTCTCAAAACCTTCTAATCACCAACCCTGATCCTGCTGATGTTTACGTAaactttgattatttttaagtcaCTAATAATGactaattaaatgaatgaaattctcAGGTCGATATTGTTCTAccaaaatgcaatttacaaACAGCGTCATGCCGATTTGTTGTTCCTGCCAAGAGCTCAGTGGATGTCGACCTTACATGGTGTCCCCAGGAGCAGGGGACCTTTTCAGAATCAATCCAGATCAAAGATAGCAAGGGTCGGCGTGGCACTGTCTCATTGTCTTTGGAAGCCATCGTTGCGAAGCCTTTGAGAGTAGTTGTTAAATTTGTATCTTGCTACCATACCATTAACTTTGTATTACTTTGTAAAGGGACCAAAAAAGGCAGCTGCTCGAGTGGCTGTCAAAGCAGCTCCAATGGTGAAGTCAAGACTTACCAAAACCGCACCTACAGCAAAAGCAAAGCCAGCTTGGCATGATCCAGTGCCTCCCAGGTCACCAAGACAAGTGCTGAAACCAGTTCCAACCCAATCTATCCAACCATCATGGTCTACTTGTAAAGATGAAGTGCCCTTGGTAAGTTGTTTCCTCCTAGCTAGGAGCTGTGATTAATTGTTTTCGctatttcagaaaattgatGATGACACTCCACTGCGCAGAGAAACCTTCATCGTGTGTGGTAAAGAAAATGATGGCTCTCCTGCCTTGCCCAAAACTGCTGGTAAAGGAGATATATCTGCTGACAGCTTAGAGCCAACAcccaaattaacaaaacagtCTGCAAGAAGACAAAGAACATTCAACAATACACCTGCTAGATTGAACGACATCCTCAAGGAATTCACACTGAGCCCTCTAGTAACCAATGCGGTTGTTGCGCAGGACAACTCCGTCTTGGAGACTCAAACTGCCTTTGCGACAAACCTGACTTCCATTTGCGAAATCGAAACTCCTTCCTTTGATGCCAGGCGCTGTTCCACCGCATTCAAGGAACTTACAGACAATCCTATTAGGAAGCCCAGAGGAGTCTCACCAAGGGAACTGTTTCATGCTGACATGCATCCTGATGTGTCAGATGATCGCCTGAGCAGTGCTACTTACATCGCTGACCGCAGAGACAGCAACGAGACCTACATTGCCGATAGACGAGCCAGCAATGAGACTTACGTGGCTGAAAAGAGGCTCAGCTCTGACACATACGTCCTTTCCAACTCACATAGCTTTGAAGCTGCCTCAGGAGATTCAACTGTACTCCAGAACGCGATTAGTTCTCCGGGCCACAGAACTTTTACTCCGGTTTTACCTGATGTGCTGGAAGATATTACTGAGGAAACAACCCAAAGGTCTGAATGCGTGGAAAAGCCCATTATTGATATTCTGCCTCAAGAGGAAATATCTGGCAttgtattgcaaaatttcttgGATGACACAATTTCAGTCGAAGCTCTCCCCAGAACTCCTGTAGCCAAGGAAAGAGATGATCCAGATCCATCACAGACTTTTTCTgcaaagaaaaagagaaagttTAGTGGATTCGACTTCGATTCCATTCAGTTTACTCCACTTCGCAAAGATGAAAGCGAAAGCGGCCGCAGATACAACTTGCGTTCAGCTGGGAAGATAGTGACTGCTGAAGAAACCCAAACTTTGGTAGCAGTCACTACGGACATGTCACCACCAAAGAAATACAAGCTGCTAGAGGAGACTCAAACCTTGGCCCCAGTTTCCATTGATATTTCTCCTCCCAAGAAGTTTAAACTGCCGGCTCCAATGCCAAGTGAGAAATTCATCAATGAGACGTACACTAAAAGTAAGCTTTTTCGTCATACTAATACTTTCTactaatattttgtttcagaaatggaaaaggtGGACAAAACCTATGTCCTCATGCCCACCCAGAGTGGAGTATTTGTGCCCTATGGAACAAAGAAACTCACTTTGCAGAGGCCAGCCGCAGAAGTCCCTGAGGAGCAAGACGAGAAACTTGATTTTCCAATAAACAACAAAGTAGATGATATCCTCATGGAATTTGCGATGGCAAAAATGTCGACTCCAGGCCTCCAAGAAGATCCCTTTTTCATGAATCCTCTCCTAAATGACGCCATTATAGAAAAGTATGACATggactttaaaaaatggctcaaCTCGGTTCTGACTCCACCTGAGGAGCTTGAGTCGTCTGATGCCATTCAGGTGAATGCTGCTGAACTCTGGAACCGCAGCACCAAATCTTTGGAAACCAATCTAGCGCCTACAAAGGAAATGGTCTCATCTAAATACCTCTCTGTCAAGGTAAAGTTTTcagcaagattttaatttattttagcattaaattaattcattttgcgATTTGCAGTCACGTTTAGATCAGTTGAGGCATGCTGCGAGCAACCTTTTCAACAAAGAAGCAATGAAGACAGTACTTTGCTGTGTAAATTCCAGAGTTGATAATGGAAAACTTAAAATTCGAACAGATAAAGCTCTACACATAGATCAAGGTTGCTTTGAAAGTTAAATATGCTacaataaagattaaaatcgTTGTTCTTAGGTTTGAAGCATGGAATTCTTGGACTCTTCATGAGCTACAATCCACTATGGCTGAGAATTGGTTTGGAAACCGTTTGCGGAACATTGATTCCAATGAGAAACAACACTGATGTACAAACCCTTTCCTATTATATTATCTCAAGgtctgaatgaattttttgcaggataaatagttaaattgaatttttatttgtaggaTTCTTGCTCCAGAGGCTGTGGTGGGAAAGTCTCATCTCTTGCTTAATAAAgagtgcaaagaaaaatacaacaagTTTGTCGCCAAGAAATTCCTGATGCTTGTGTATTTCTTGGACTGTGCCAAAATGAGCAAGATGATTCGACATGACCCTTGTCTctttctgaaaaattcaaaaatcaagGTAACCATTCAACAGCATTGTCtcaatttcatattaattttacctcTGGAATCCAGACCAGCAAGGAGATGCTCATCACTTTCTCACGTATGGTGCTAGCTGGTGAGGGAGATATTACCAAGCATCTGGGTTACATGGGATACAAAGTGTCCTATGACCAAGGCTACCTGGATGAATTCAACTACTCAGTAAAACACATGGGTGTTGATTTGAGAGATGGTGTCCGTATTACGTAAGTTGTTTATTCGCTCTTTGGCAGTTCATGCTTACTTCCCCATCAGACGAGTGGTGGAATTGGTCACCGGATCCACTGGTTTGAGTGTGCATTTGAGAGTACCCGCAATATCTCGCCTTCAAAAGATTCACAATGTTGGTGTTGCTTTGAAGTGCCTTGAAGACAAAGGTTTCACAGTAAAGAACTTGACAGCTACTGACATTGTCATGGGACACAGAGAGAAGACACTGTCGCTAATTTGGCAAATCATTCACAACTTCCAGGTATAAGTTtgctatatttatattaaatgttttaagcgaaattatattttcttcaaGGTTCCAAGATTCAACAAGGCGGCCAGAGTGATTCAAAGTTGGTGGATCCGTCCTTCTTTGAGGACTGTCGTGGAGCGCAGGatcaacaaaaagaaaatcctTAAAGCCACGATTGTTTTCCAGAAGTACACAAGAGGTTTCCTCTGCCGCAAAAACATTGCCAAACTGGCTGCTCAACTGAAGGAAGAAAAGCTGCAGACCGCAAGTGCTGTGGTCATACAGCGAGCTTGCCGGCGGTTTTTTCTGAAGCGGCGGGTAGCCGCCTTTGCTCAGCACTACAGAGAAAATGAGGCTGCCCGCACCATCCAATCTTGGATCAGAGTTTGTCAAGCAAAAGCACTGTTGCAACAGTTAAGAACCGAGGCCGCCATCAAGCAAGCTGCACTGCGAGAAATTGCTGCCCTCAATATTCAATCCCACTTTAGAAGATACCTTGCCCAGAGACAACTTAAGCTGCTGAGGGCCGACCATATGAAACGAGTTGTAGCAGCTACCAAGATCCAGTGTTTCTGGAGGCGCTGTACTGCTCAGCGGACGACTGAGTTGCTAAAGGAGCAGCTAATGCAGCGAAATCATGCAGCAACAGTCTTGCAAAATTATTGGCGTATGAAGAGGGCTAGAGAGGTGCTTGGCGCTTTGAGAACAGCGCGGCTCCATAAGTTGACCCTGGCAGCGTGCACCGTGCAGAGGGCTTGGCGCTGCTTCTTAGCTCGGAAGCAGCTTCAATTGCTGCGCGAGGAAAACGAGCAGAAACGAAATCAGGCTGCAACATTGATTCAGATGGCATGGAAAGGGTTTGTCGCCAGGAAAACATTGCGCCTTCTGGCTGAGCGAAAACAAGCCGCAATCGTGATTCAATGTGCTTGGAGACAGCAATTGGCCATGCGAAAGCTGGAATTTCTGAAAATCCAGGAGTTGAATCGAAAGAGGTATGAAGCCAGCGTCACGATCCAATGTGCTTGGAGATGCTTCAAATCTAAGCAAGTGCTGGGTAAGTTTTTCTCATTGGGATTGACCGCTacaatattgattaatttcagcTCACCTGCTGGAGAAAGATCTTGCTAAGAAAAATTGGTCTGCCATTAAAATTCAGTGCTTGTGGAGAAGCTGGGTGGCTCGCAAGGAATTAGACAAACTGAAGTTGGCCCACCATCAAAGAAGAGAAGCAGCATGCCTGGTTCTGCAATGCGCTTGGAGAGTGCTCGTTGCGCGCAGGATTTTGCTCCAGTTGAAGAAAGAGGCGGCTGCAGTCAAAATTCAGTGCTCGTGGAGATGTTACGAAGCACGGAAAACCTTGCAGAAGTTAAAGGAAGCCGCTGCATTGGAAAGAGCTAACGCTGCCGCTATAAAAATCCAGTCTGCTTGGAGATGTTGCTTAGCACGGCAAATGCTTggtattttaattggattattttaatctcCATAATAGCTCATTCTAATTTTCAGCACACCTGGTAGAGGAGGAGCAAATGAGAAGGAATAGATCTGCAACTGTGATTCAGACAGCCTGGAGAGGAAAGGTTGCCAGGAAGCAACTTGCTTCACTGAAACAAGAACTGGAATTGAAGAGAAACTCTGCAGCGATAACCATACAATGTGCCTGGAGGAGCTACATTGCTAAGAGATTGCTGGGTAATtcacaaacatatttttgacCTTGGGCAGTGTTTCGATATTTTTACATCCATAGTTCTATTGATGGAGGAGGATCGCAAGAAGAAATATAGAGCTGCAACTGTTATCCAGACTGCGTGGAGGTCAAAAGTTGCCAGAACTCTGCTTTGGAGATTGAAGGAAAATAAGAGATTTCACGCAGCTTCTACCATTCAGTGTGCTTGGAGATGTTATGTGGCCAGAAAACTGTTGGGTATGTCATAAAAGAAATCATTATGCCTCTAACTTACTGTCCACTCTAGCTCATCTGATTGAAGAAAACACCAAGCAGCGAAACAGGGCTGCGACTTTAATTCAGACTGCTTGGAGAGGAAAAGTTGCCCGCGCTCAGCTTCAACATTTGAAAGCTGACTGGGAAGAAAGGAAAAACGCGGCAGCAACTCACATCCAGACCACGTGGAGATGCTTCATGGCCAGGCAAGAGCTCTGTCGTCTTCGAAAAGAAGAGAATGACAGAAGGAAAAGGGCCGCCCTTCGAATCCAGTGTTTCTGGAGGCGCACTTTGGCCAAGAGAACACTTTCTGATTTGAGAGCACGTCGCGTGgttaaaatcaacaaagcaGCTCTTGTGATTCAAAAACTCTGGAGAGGACATGCAACAAGAAAAATCATCAGACAGCAGCAGCATGAAAAGCAATCAAACGCTGCCCTCAGAATTCAAATGGCTTGGAGGAGTTATTCTGCTCGGAATCAGCTGGCTCATTTGAGGGAGGAACGATTCCAGCATAGAACGCATGCTGCAAACACGATTCAGCGCAGCTGGAGGAGGTTTGCGGCCCAGCGACAGCTGCACTCATTGAAACTCCACAGGGACAACTCAGCAGCTCTGAGAATCCAGCTCTGCTGGAGAAGCTACCTTGCAAGAAATGCACTCAAACAACTGAGGGAAGAGAAAATAGCGCTAACCAACAAGTCTGCAACTACCATTCAATGTGCCTGGCGGTGTTTCCTTGCTAGAAGGACCCTGGCTCAACTGAAAGAGGACCAAATCCGTAGGGAGAACAGGGCGGCAATCATCATTCAGTGCAATTGGCGGTGCCACATGGCAAAGCTGGTGTTGTTGGATTTGAAGCAGAAGTTGGAAGAAAAGAAGAACGCTGCTGCCATTAGAATTCAGTGTGCCTTCCGCTGCTACTCTGCCAGGAAGACACTGGTCATGCTCAAGCAACAGAACTTCCAGAAACTTGAGGCAGcagtcataaaaattcaatgtctAGTGAGGCGACTGAGGTCTGTGCGTCTCTTGCGTCAACTCCGCCAAGATCGTTTTGCAAGAAGAACACACGCTGCTGTTGTCATTCAGAAGATTTTCAGAGGACAGTTGGCTCGTCGGCGTGTCGCTCAAATGAAAGAGAATATCATCAGAAAGCAGACTTTTGAGTTGCAGAACAAGGCTGCGCTAAGGCTGCAGACATTCTTCCGCATGCTGTTGTGGCGAAAAGCTGTTGCAACCATGCGATTCGTGCAAACTGAGTTGCTTGGCGTCGAGACTGAGTTGCAGCTGTGGCGCAGAATTCTCTTGAGTGATAACGCTTCCCTGCTGAGTTTCAAGATTCTTCTCTCTGTCCTTCGAAGCCAACATGCGCTCAGAATGGTGAGGCAGTTTGGAACTATTAACTTgcttaaagttaatttttacctttatttCAGAAACACCACATCAGCGCCAGGTTTATACAGCAGAAGTGGAGGCAGTACTTCAACATGAAACTGAGTTCTGCCACTAAAATCCAGGTagtttataatatatatatcaaAAAATACTACGCATCGCTTTATCTATGCGAACataatgttttgattttgaaactaaaatttcagGCTCTTTGGCGAGGATACAAATGTCGCAAAAATATTAGACAAGCTGCTACAACAAAGAAAGCTGTGGTCATTACTGATCATCAGGCAAATCAAGATATCAAGCTTGACAAAAATGTTGCGTCAAAGCTTGTAATAAAGTGTGACCAAATCAAGGAGGCCAGCAAGAATGTGACCGAGGAGCAGACTGTGGGCTACAAAATCTTGCACGCCCTTAAAAACTGGCagaaaacatttgattttgaaattggggCTTACACTCTCTTCAGTAAGCTATTATCCATTTCCGATGTgcaacatttttatgattaatcTTGCAGACCGGTGCCTTGATGCGTCAGAAGCATTAGTCCTGCCGATTCTTCCTGGAATTCCAATCATTGTAGATGGATTCCAATGCAACAATCGCTCTGTGCCTGCCATGAATTTGGCCATCCAAGCGTCCGAAATTCTACTTAGTGTTGCCAAGCACCCAGAAGCTTTGACCCACTTACAACAGGTTTGTGCATGTTGctagcaaaaatgaatttataattcaatctGGTTGATCATTCAGATTCCCAAGTTCATCCCTGCTGTCctgtttaatttgcatatttcgGCCTCTGCCAATGAGAAGTTATTCTTGAATTGCTGTACCATTCTATGGGTTCTTGCACACAACCATGAAATGAAGCaggtaataattttgttctatGTCATTTCATCTtgtctaaata is part of the Cloeon dipterum chromosome 1, ieCloDipt1.1, whole genome shotgun sequence genome and harbors:
- the asp gene encoding protein abnormal spindle, giving the protein MAQLNRISSQEDYFEISPVHKIRSGPAKLINDEKEEKAELVLKPFAAKPRLVFKGVKVGNTCSQNLLITNPDPADVYVDIVLPKCNLQTASCRFVVPAKSSVDVDLTWCPQEQGTFSESIQIKDSKGRRGTVSLSLEAIVAKPLRGPKKAAARVAVKAAPMVKSRLTKTAPTAKAKPAWHDPVPPRSPRQVLKPVPTQSIQPSWSTCKDEVPLKIDDDTPLRRETFIVCGKENDGSPALPKTAGKGDISADSLEPTPKLTKQSARRQRTFNNTPARLNDILKEFTLSPLVTNAVVAQDNSVLETQTAFATNLTSICEIETPSFDARRCSTAFKELTDNPIRKPRGVSPRELFHADMHPDVSDDRLSSATYIADRRDSNETYIADRRASNETYVAEKRLSSDTYVLSNSHSFEAASGDSTVLQNAISSPGHRTFTPVLPDVLEDITEETTQRSECVEKPIIDILPQEEISGIVLQNFLDDTISVEALPRTPVAKERDDPDPSQTFSAKKKRKFSGFDFDSIQFTPLRKDESESGRRYNLRSAGKIVTAEETQTLVAVTTDMSPPKKYKLLEETQTLAPVSIDISPPKKFKLPAPMPSEKFINETYTKKMEKVDKTYVLMPTQSGVFVPYGTKKLTLQRPAAEVPEEQDEKLDFPINNKVDDILMEFAMAKMSTPGLQEDPFFMNPLLNDAIIEKYDMDFKKWLNSVLTPPEELESSDAIQVNAAELWNRSTKSLETNLAPTKEMVSSKYLSVKSRLDQLRHAASNLFNKEAMKTVLCCVNSRVDNGKLKIRTDKALHIDQGLKHGILGLFMSYNPLWLRIGLETVCGTLIPMRNNTDVQTLSYYIISRILAPEAVVGKSHLLLNKECKEKYNKFVAKKFLMLVYFLDCAKMSKMIRHDPCLFLKNSKIKTSKEMLITFSRMVLAGEGDITKHLGYMGYKVSYDQGYLDEFNYSVKHMGVDLRDGVRITRVVELVTGSTGLSVHLRVPAISRLQKIHNVGVALKCLEDKGFTVKNLTATDIVMGHREKTLSLIWQIIHNFQVPRFNKAARVIQSWWIRPSLRTVVERRINKKKILKATIVFQKYTRGFLCRKNIAKLAAQLKEEKLQTASAVVIQRACRRFFLKRRVAAFAQHYRENEAARTIQSWIRVCQAKALLQQLRTEAAIKQAALREIAALNIQSHFRRYLAQRQLKLLRADHMKRVVAATKIQCFWRRCTAQRTTELLKEQLMQRNHAATVLQNYWRMKRAREVLGALRTARLHKLTLAACTVQRAWRCFLARKQLQLLREENEQKRNQAATLIQMAWKGFVARKTLRLLAERKQAAIVIQCAWRQQLAMRKLEFLKIQELNRKRYEASVTIQCAWRCFKSKQVLAHLLEKDLAKKNWSAIKIQCLWRSWVARKELDKLKLAHHQRREAACLVLQCAWRVLVARRILLQLKKEAAAVKIQCSWRCYEARKTLQKLKEAAALERANAAAIKIQSAWRCCLARQMLAHLVEEEQMRRNRSATVIQTAWRGKVARKQLASLKQELELKRNSAAITIQCAWRSYIAKRLLVLLMEEDRKKKYRAATVIQTAWRSKVARTLLWRLKENKRFHAASTIQCAWRCYVARKLLAHLIEENTKQRNRAATLIQTAWRGKVARAQLQHLKADWEERKNAAATHIQTTWRCFMARQELCRLRKEENDRRKRAALRIQCFWRRTLAKRTLSDLRARRVVKINKAALVIQKLWRGHATRKIIRQQQHEKQSNAALRIQMAWRSYSARNQLAHLREERFQHRTHAANTIQRSWRRFAAQRQLHSLKLHRDNSAALRIQLCWRSYLARNALKQLREEKIALTNKSATTIQCAWRCFLARRTLAQLKEDQIRRENRAAIIIQCNWRCHMAKLVLLDLKQKLEEKKNAAAIRIQCAFRCYSARKTLVMLKQQNFQKLEAAVIKIQCLVRRLRSVRLLRQLRQDRFARRTHAAVVIQKIFRGQLARRRVAQMKENIIRKQTFELQNKAALRLQTFFRMLLWRKAVATMRFVQTELLGVETELQLWRRILLSDNASLLSFKILLSVLRSQHALRMKHHISARFIQQKWRQYFNMKLSSATKIQALWRGYKCRKNIRQAATTKKAVVITDHQANQDIKLDKNVASKLVIKCDQIKEASKNVTEEQTVGYKILHALKNWQKTFDFEIGAYTLFNRCLDASEALVLPILPGIPIIVDGFQCNNRSVPAMNLAIQASEILLSVAKHPEALTHLQQIPKFIPAVLFNLHISASANEKLFLNCCTILWVLAHNHEMKQAILALPNLAFKLTSIKPKVVKAATRHAVKDMQMPSLKMHKNPRSFTNKQHAFQSVLKKLQLKL